The segment CGCACCAGTTCGTTTGCCAGGGTCGTGACCATGCGCGCCCCCGTCGCCGCAAACGGATGACCGATGGCAATCGAGCCGCCATAGCGATTGAGCTTTTCATAATCCACTTCTCCTATGGGCTCGCTGCGATTCAACTTCTCCTCCGCCCACTTCCTCGATTCAAACATTTTGATCGTCGACAAGACCGAGGCGGCGAATGCTTCATGCATTTCGATGGCGGAAAGATCATCCCACTTGATGCCGGCGCGGTCCAGCGCCACGGGGGTGGCATAGGCAGGGCCCATCAGCATTTGATCTTTAGGCGAGTGTGCAGAGAAGGCGTAGGATCGGACGAAAGCCAGCGGCTTCACTCCGAGGGACTGCGCCTTCTCCTCGCTCACTAGCATGACCGCGGCCGCGCCATCAGTCAGAGGGCTGGCATTAGCCGCTGTAATTGTTCCGTAGCGGCGATCGAAGACCGGCTCCAATCCCGCCATCGATTCCAGTGAGGCGTCGTGGCGAATCACATTGTCTTCCTGCACCACTTTCTTTTCTTCGACCAGGAAAGCGGGCGAGATCTCGCTTCTGAGAATCCCCTTGTGCTGCGCGGCCGAGGCGCGGATGTGACTGAGTAAGGCAAACTCATCTTGTTCCTGACGTGAGATCCCGTTAAGTTGCGCCATCTGTTCGGCCGACTGTCCCATGGTCAGCCCGGTCGAGGGTTCCTCGAGCGCCGGGGCATCGGGAATGAAATCCCGAAATTTGAATTTCAGCCCCGTCGAGAGCTTCTGTCTGAAGTTGCGCCCACGATTGAGTTCGAGAAACAGATCCCGGGCGCGCTTGCCGAAGGTCAAGGGGACATCGGACAAAGATTCCGCTCCTCCGGCCACTATGACATCAGCCAGTCCGGCCGCGATCTGATCGACACCGTTGGCAATGGCCACCAAGGACGAAATGCAGGCCAGGGAAACCGTGTACGCCGGGACTCGAGGGGGAATTCCACAGCCCAGCGCGATCTCCCGCGCAATATTGGGCATCTTCAGTGCCTGGACGACCACGCCAAAGATCATTTGATCGATGTGAGGGGCGTCGATCCCGCTGCGCGCCAGCAGTTCAGTCACCGCAATTTTTCCGAGGTCGACGGCGCCGAGGCGGTTGAAGTGAGTCCAGGCCTTAATGAACGGGGTCCGACATCCCGCCACGATCGCAGTACGTCGTCCGGGCGAAAGTGAAGGCGGCATGAGGTGTTCTCCTGTGGTTGACACTCAGAAGCATAGGGGAAAGGGTTCGGGGTTTCAAGGGAGGAGTTTTCCTCCATCAGTGATGCGATGTGACGCTGCATTGTGAGGACGCATGTCCCGGCCATTGGGCCCGGGGATTTTTCTGGCCTGGTTGGCCTTCCGGGGTCGCCCGGCAAATCTTTATCGTCCTGCCGGTGCGGCCCGGGTTTCTTCGTAAAGGCTGCTGATCTCACGGGAGTATTTCTCAGCGATAAATTTCCGCCGGAGCTTGAGCGTGGGGGTCAGCTCGCCAGTCGCTTCAGAAAAGTCAACCGGGAGGATCCGAAATTTCTTGATCTGCTCAAAGCGCGCCAATTGCTGATTCACCCGGTTCACGATGTCGGCGACGCGTTCAATCACCCTCGGATGCTCCGTGAATTCACGATACGTCCCTTCGCCCGCACCCAACTGGCGCGCCACCGGGGGGAGTGTCTCCACGCTCAGCGTCAGAAGGGCCGTCAGGTAATTGCGCCGATCACCCACCACCATCGCCTGGCTGATGAGGGGATCGTGCTTCAAGAGATTTTCGATGTTTTGGGGAGAGATATTCTTTCCGGCCGAAGTAATAATCAGTTCCTTTTTCCGGTCCAGGATGGTGAGAAATCCTTCATCATCAATCCGCCCGATGTCGCCGGTCCGATACCATCCGTCGACCAGGGCTTCCTGCGTGGTCCGGGGGTCTTTGAAATATCCCAGGAAGACATTACGGCCGCGGACCAGGATCTCGCCGTCATCGGCGATCTTCACCTCCACTCCGGGCAAGGGCTTTCCCACCGTCCCGAACTTGAAATGGTCAAAATCGCTGACGGTGGTGGGGGAGGTCGTTTCGGTGGCTCCATAGGCCTCAAAGACCGGCAATCCCACCGCATGAAAGAACTCCATGATTTCCCTCGACAAGGGAGCCCCTCCGGACACAAAAAAACGGAGGCGGCCGCCCAACCGCTTGCGCAGCTTCTGAAAGGCCAATCGGTCTGCCAGCCAGCGCTTAAAGCGAAGGCCCGCTGGCAGGGCGCGCTTCGAGATTTGATAGCGTGTCACCTCCCGTCCGACCTTGATCGCCCAATGAAATAGCGTCCGTTTGAACCCCGGGCTGGATGCCACCGCCGCCAGGATCCGCTCGTGGGTTTTTTCAAAGAAACGTGGAACTCCGGTGACCACCGTCGGCGCGACCTCCGCCAGGTTTTCCGGGACTGTCTCCATCCGTTCGGCGTATCCGACCTGGGCTCCCAGGTAGACGGGGAGATACAGACTGCCGAGCCGTTCCAGGGCGTGTGCTAGGGGGAGAAACGAGAAGAACACATCCCGGTCCGAAACCATGTTGAGGCTGGACACGGTCTCGCAAATAAACATCAGGTTGTCGTGGGCCAGCATGACCCCTTTGGGCGGCCCTGTCGTGCCGGACGTGTATATGATGATTGCGAGCTGATCAGAACGCAGGCCACTGAGCGGAGGATCCAGATTCGCCGGTTGTAAGGCCGCGAGCCGCTCCCCCCTTTGGAGGAAGTCATCCCACGGGACAACGAACTCGTCTCCGCGACTCACCCCGGTCGCATCAATGATGACAGCCCTCTGGAGGGATGGAACCTGGGCGCGCACGTCGTTGATCTTTTCAAGTTGCTTCCGATTCTCCACCACCACCAGCCTGGCCTCGGAATGACTGAGGATGTACGCCATGTCTTTCGGGACATTGGTGGCGTAAATTGAAACAGAAATGGCCCCCACGGCCAGGATGGCCAGATCGACCATCGCCCATTCAGGCCGATTGTTGGAGAGAATTGCAACGACATCGCCTGCCCGCACCCCCTGGTCCGTGAGAGCCGCCGCGAAATATTGGACCGACCGGCCAAACTCACCCCAGGTGATATCCATGTAGCGACCCCCGCGCTTCACCCGGAGCGCAGTCCGGTC is part of the Terriglobia bacterium genome and harbors:
- the fadI gene encoding acetyl-CoA C-acyltransferase FadI, giving the protein MPPSLSPGRRTAIVAGCRTPFIKAWTHFNRLGAVDLGKIAVTELLARSGIDAPHIDQMIFGVVVQALKMPNIAREIALGCGIPPRVPAYTVSLACISSLVAIANGVDQIAAGLADVIVAGGAESLSDVPLTFGKRARDLFLELNRGRNFRQKLSTGLKFKFRDFIPDAPALEEPSTGLTMGQSAEQMAQLNGISRQEQDEFALLSHIRASAAQHKGILRSEISPAFLVEEKKVVQEDNVIRHDASLESMAGLEPVFDRRYGTITAANASPLTDGAAAVMLVSEEKAQSLGVKPLAFVRSYAFSAHSPKDQMLMGPAYATPVALDRAGIKWDDLSAIEMHEAFAASVLSTIKMFESRKWAEEKLNRSEPIGEVDYEKLNRYGGSIAIGHPFAATGARMVTTLANELVRTQSEFGLVTACAAGGHGGAMVLEHNNI
- a CDS encoding long-chain fatty acid--CoA ligase — translated: MPSEATIVHCFWKHARTRSDRTALRVKRGGRYMDITWGEFGRSVQYFAAALTDQGVRAGDVVAILSNNRPEWAMVDLAILAVGAISVSIYATNVPKDMAYILSHSEARLVVVENRKQLEKINDVRAQVPSLQRAVIIDATGVSRGDEFVVPWDDFLQRGERLAALQPANLDPPLSGLRSDQLAIIIYTSGTTGPPKGVMLAHDNLMFICETVSSLNMVSDRDVFFSFLPLAHALERLGSLYLPVYLGAQVGYAERMETVPENLAEVAPTVVTGVPRFFEKTHERILAAVASSPGFKRTLFHWAIKVGREVTRYQISKRALPAGLRFKRWLADRLAFQKLRKRLGGRLRFFVSGGAPLSREIMEFFHAVGLPVFEAYGATETTSPTTVSDFDHFKFGTVGKPLPGVEVKIADDGEILVRGRNVFLGYFKDPRTTQEALVDGWYRTGDIGRIDDEGFLTILDRKKELIITSAGKNISPQNIENLLKHDPLISQAMVVGDRRNYLTALLTLSVETLPPVARQLGAGEGTYREFTEHPRVIERVADIVNRVNQQLARFEQIKKFRILPVDFSEATGELTPTLKLRRKFIAEKYSREISSLYEETRAAPAGR